The sequence GTCCTTCAGTCATGGGGGGGGGACTGGCAGAAAAAGTGAAAGGAGTCAAATCTGCTCTTTCTTACATCAGCATCATTAGTCATGGACTCAGTTCCAGTCTGGATGAACTTGGCCATTGGGTTGTATGGGTGCTCCTTCCTGTACTTTTCCCAGAGTCCTTTCTCCTGCAGGTCTTCCCTGGCAGTCTTTCCCTTGATCAGGGGAGTCCTGCAAACAAAGTGTATAAAGAATCAACCAAACTCAGCGATGTCCAGCACTTTACAGCTGGACACGTTAGACAATGGGCTCTACCCTCTGCTTTGTGCAAGTTTGAAAGGCGCGAACGCTGAAAGCAAGATGGAGCGCGATGGCCTTTAGAGTTTCCCCGAGGAAAACCAGATGAAGAGATTGTCTCGTGACACTCGCAGCCCATTCAGGTTTAAAATgtcagagaaaagaaagtgCAGGTTGCTTTTTCAAGCAGCCAGCTCAGACTTACCTGACGAGGCACTCGGAGAAGGCCACGAGGGCAGAGAGAACGACGAGCCACTTCATCATGTTGGTTTCTTTGCCGTTGAACTCAGAGGAGTGAAGTTCCAGTGGCAGAGTTCAGCCCTTATATACAACTCGTCAAGGTTGTTTCCAAAATGTCCTTTTCTCCTAACTCTATCAGCTGGAGATTAGAGCTATTGATATGGTGATGAATGGCTTCTTATCTACCAGCAAATATCCcattaaacaaacagaaaatagaaaaacattgTAAAACTTGGAAATGTGGAGCTTGCATGTTGTTCATGTAATACGTATACGTTCAGGGATGTCTCCACATCATGAAAACACCGGGGAGAAAATGTTGAGAAAAACTAAATTGCTGAAAGAAAGGATTCAAACAACTGACTGTTATTATCCAATGAAGGGCAGCTGAGTGTTTGCAGTGTGCACTTAATGTGTTGATATGTAGATCAGGAGATCTGATCTCTGCAGCTTTTGTTTAACACTGATATGAAATCTTTCCACAGGTTTCCAAAGGTGTGAGCCGTGTTGACTTGTGCAAGGTTCATCTGATAACAACAATAcccaaaacaaagacacagaggagtGACCCGTGGCGTGAGCAAGGATTACAAAACGCTCCATGAATTCTTAAAAACTGTACTCAAATCCAGTTTATATATTGTGGTTTTTAGATTATTTCATACTATGCATGCAAAATAAGTTTTACATAATTGACTTctctttaaattatttatattgagTCTATCGCCTTGGGCGGCATTCGGtttcataaaatatgtttaaaatattgACATTAAAATGACCCCCAAAAAATTACTCAAATTATGTTCTCTAATAAAGTTTCAAGTTATTAAGTAAAATGTACATACATGTAAAAAGTTAATACAGAGAAGGGGCTTTCATCTAACTTTATGGTTTTATATTACTGGATTATCTCAGTTAATCTATATGAGCAGACCAATTaaaaacattacattatatttgatGAGCTCATTATAGGTTTTTTATATAGTTTGCAAAACTAGCTAAAAACTGCATGTTATTTAGTAAAAGTAACATTTCCCTCCGAGATGTAGCACAATAGTGAAGTATTTAGTACTACTGAACCTATATACTCAAGTTAAGTATTTCACAGACGTTTTTAAGTAAAGTTCATACATTACTTAAATGTATGAGCAAGAATAATGATGATCATGAAGATTTATCATATATTTTTCACTTTATATAAAATGAATTCACCTGAAATAATTGCATCTTCTGTAAACGTTTAATTCAAACCATCTTGTACAGAACATTTCACACAGTTTACATAACTGGATCATTAGTTACTCTTTTGTTTTAGGGATTTAAGAGCTTTGGAGCTCTTTATGTTCTCAACAATGTCAATTATTTCAACGAAGACAAATTGAAACCTCTGCTGGAAATGTTCTTGTGGAACAACCCTGTGAAGGACATGTGCACTGATCAAATGTTTGACCCGTGTCAGATGCCTTTGGTCATCAGAGTGGTCATATAGCAAGGTCATGAGTCTGCTGGTGGAAGCCAAAGCACATTATGACCTTCATCATAATCAGTCTACGATTAAAGCCACTTGTTTTCTCCATCCCATTACATACGTTATCTGTAATCAAGCAACATGGAAAAAAACATCCACACGTACTCCAGGTTACATgacaatgttgtgtttgtacCTTTATTGGCAATTATATCTATACATTACTCttctgataaataaaaacaagatgagCATGAACACTAAACAGCCAATGTTATAAGGTTTACAAACAATGAACTATGTTTTCATTGAGGAAAATATGTCTTAAATCGACTGTGGCTCTTGTTAGTTGCCTTGACGTCGCCAGTGCCAGTGTTGCCAGTGATAGAATATACAAACTATATATTAAGTGCATAGAGTACACAAATTAGGAATTACAGCCTGTGAAgataaaatatatgtttttgatCCTCGGCCTGTTCAGATCTTCACTCTGATGCTCTTTCTGCTGCGCCTCTCTTCATCTGAATGTTTGGCCGTCCATTAATAGTCCATGTTTTTGAAGTCGTCAGTACATCTATACTTGCTCTCAGCGTATCTGGTGCACACCAGGTGGGGGAGACAGGGGCAGGTGTGGTGTTGTCTTTTCCCCGGATATGGCACCTGGAAGTCGGGGCAAAGAAAATAATCTGACAGTTTAAATCCTTCTCCAAGTGACAGGTGGAGCTGCAGGTCATAAAAAGTGGCCCTTTAAACGTCTGAATCCACAGATGGATGTGGTGCTAGCTGAACTAACTGTTGCCGTCGCCAGCGGATCAGAGTGATGTATGGCCCTGATTACTGTGGAGTGGATCAATAGTCTCTGCATTTATCAGCAGCTTTGTCTAAAGCTCCACTCAACCTGCCAGCACTTGATATCATGTGAGCTTCCACTTACACAGAGatcaagtgtttgtgtgtgtaaatcagCTTTCACAGTTACACTATTTGGACTTGTTTTCCTAATGGGGATAAAAAGCAAGTCCCCATTATGTAAATGGTAAAATTGTGAGGTGAAGGCATGTTTTAAGATGAAAGGTAAGGTTTAGCTTCTGATTAAGtttaggttcaggttcaggGTATAGTGGTAATTTTGGTTAAGGTCACCAGAAAATCAATTTccgtcaatgtaatgtcctctgaagtcatggagacacaactgtgtgtgtgtgtgtgtgtgtgtgtgtgtgtgtgtgtgtgtgtgtgtgttggtgcgtgtgtgtgtgaatctgttCGGATTAGTAACACAACATTTCTCCCCCACCTTGTGGCTGAAGGGATGGCAATCGTCCCCCTCCACACCTCTCGGGACGCATATCCTCAGACCTCTCAGCCAAAGACTGACGGCACAGCACAGACCGAACCCACACTGCACATCTCTATCACAGGCCTGCAGcacagacggagacagacaaTGTTGCATAGGTACGGACAGGGAAGAATAAAAGAGGCAGTAGGGACAGGGGGGGGGCTCTTTTTAAAACCAGTGAGACATGGACTCTCATGTTAGAACagtgaaagacattttatttataacctGTCATTTCCCTAATCCATTTATAAATGAATATCAATCAGAGGACTGAGATAATTTCCTTTCGTTTGTCCAGTGGACTCGAAGCGGAGGAGGATGTGGTCTCTCATCAGTCGTGCGTAACAAGATTTTACAAAATCCTTCACCAAAGTTAGCTGTTCCATTTGCGTTACAATAGCATTTAT comes from Pleuronectes platessa chromosome 6, fPlePla1.1, whole genome shotgun sequence and encodes:
- the prok1 gene encoding prokineticin-1, coding for MGFTAVLLSLLLVSLSWSRGAIITGACDRDVQCGFGLCCAVSLWLRGLRICVPRGVEGDDCHPFSHKVPYPGKRQHHTCPCLPHLVCTRYAESKYRCTDDFKNMDY